From one Paramormyrops kingsleyae isolate MSU_618 chromosome 1, PKINGS_0.4, whole genome shotgun sequence genomic stretch:
- the LOC111838953 gene encoding lymphocyte antigen 75 isoform X2 encodes MHATLEAAMYQYLILLVGYSFIYCGTIAQHVYSGDDSFSIRHVSTSRCLQGEDRRVGVARCTSFDQQRWKWGSGHRLFHVATGRCLGLEADSKTLALLSCDSAGDMLWWRCSGGIIHTASQLSLSVINDAVAVKKGFGDQWMRDNTSENICQRPYQVLYSTMGNSFGAACEFPFYYNGSWHHGCLSHGQEEDLSWCPTTGNYHADQKWGYCLSPEQSCDILWENPGSGTCYQYNLQAALSWREARASCRNQGGDLLSVSGPKELASVSAPANVSLPEQMWTGLNQLDMSQGWQWSDSTPLNFVKWDDGMPLTSILREADCAVMTPRGFWRSEACSMRLPYICKKPLKRTQPEPAAPPLDKTTSCEPNWKPWDDFCINLVKEEPQTMTEAQQYCERSGADLLSLHSLSDVEALSTELHTGGVFEVWTGLRSEASPYLFSWTDRSPVSFTYWSRDQPQFRDESKPACVSYFEESHLWQVTQCDVKLPFVCKKKGEIKESTEKAGCPDDGEWKRHGNACYKVDTNDVLFKDRCDLTITNRFEQMFINTLIKEHVTPESKYFWTGLQNVNDTGEFQWITKNGRHKDMTYSNWNAFEPALASGCVAISTKALGKWEVKDCNLFKAGSVCKKDIGHQEEPEPDLSLPCPSGWTSRPYFQYCYKVFDKVRLTRKRSWEEAERFCKALGAHLVSFSHLHDMGTIQAIMKDSISQDQDRYFWSGLNRRSATSENSWEWSNGRPVSIFSKELQEDDEFNRDCAAFKIRRRQSLDPEPYYYHWMFNYYRYHYREEPAYLTPFHCDAQLEWVCQIPRGKSETIPEWYNPRGHHETSIFVGGREFWFVDDVKLTYEEAGEYCWNNGSKLAIPTSYDIMRQIAKKISEISNNRWVDLFWWVDLKSGMHHFPSSFDFYHYHESYGRCSAIHPFRPPDFMRYCEKPLPFVCERMNVTSVENLDPEPHPAGMSCINGSLTFGDKCYTVIKPLYLSFELASDYCQSLKGTLPVISSQLEQDFFTSLLPDQPMKFWLGLKLNKLTGWEWVDKSPIKFMNFNPLLDGYYGPLRRNLLNPGGMENCSYIIRDPHPEIMGTWNYVPCTDYQYVSICQHYTDKPESVQVPQGQFKVGNHTYRILQGNLTWSKAMEQCKELDMNLASVTELIQQASLSVTASRANMSLWIGLYSADNYNYRWTDNSHVTFSRWSPEATSGRCVYLDTDGFWKAMDCEAELPGAICHIPQAVVTPEHKSPVKCPHVSGGPIWIPFRNNCYTLGVGSSRWYDTARTNVRQRCKKLDKNAEILTIRDETENKFVKEQLLPFKDLAQSVWLGLFKDENDNRWKWYDGTNVQYSNWPNGRPDVTGNFMVGLNLFGAWEVVTESLFSQFKQRSIVVCKIDNDPKEQYRTSLEDLGTYGNLSYTIIQKKLTWFEALRECHKTGAHLASIHDSTHDRHLEQISTVDGFPLWIGLSRQQMNGYMTYEWSDGSAYNYVPTEFLDFEDTTSSCVSISVNGSWIQRDCQSQQEGTICYMNNIERSDPQPISASHRCPEGNNASRWIEYRDHCYAFSMTFFNYSIYTMDSAKRMCQSLEASSQLLTIQDREENDFISKYLSENPVLTSRVWLGMDVDSNGEPVSWSDGSSLQFSNWDRTGETHTHLKERCAVLLPGKQGAWRLVGCKDTHSRIVCKMPSWSGRTNVVLAFFLIIFITLVTSLLILLYRRNRSRFFSTVRYQRQFDRADCTSIVTQLE; translated from the exons ATGCATGCCACACTGGAAGCTGCGATGTACCAATATTTAATCCTTCTTGTTGGATACAGCTTTATTTATTGCGGGACAATAGCACAACACGTGTACTCag GGGACGATTCCTTCAGCATCCGCCACGTGAGCACGAGCAGGTGCCTCCAGGGCGAGGACCGGCGCGTGGGCGTGGCACGCTGCACCAGCTTTGACCAGCAGCGCTGGAAGTGGGGCTCGGGCCACCGGCTCTTCCACGTGGCCACGGGCCGCTGCCTGGGCCTTGAGGCGGACTCCAAGACCCTGGCGCTGCTCAGCTGTGACTCTGCAGGGGACATGCTCTGGTGGCGCTGCAGCGGAGGCATCATCCACACCGCGTCCCAGTTGTCCCTGTCCGTGATCAATGACGCTGTTGCTGTCAAAAAGGGGTTTGGCGACCAGTGGATGAGAGACAACACGTCAGAAAACATTTGCCAGAGACCGTATCAGG TCTTGTACAGCACCATGGGAAATTCCTTCGGGGCAGCCTGCGAATTTCCCTTTTACTACAATGGCAGCTGGCATCATGGCTGCTTGTCACATGGCCAGGAGGAAGACCTCAGCTGGTGCCCCACCACTGGCAACTACCACGCCGACCAGAAGTGGGGCTACTGTCTAAGTCCTG AACAATCCTGTGACATCCTATGGGAGAACCCCGGTTCCGGAACTTGCTACCAGTACAACCTGCAGGCAGCCCTGTCCTGGCGCGAGGCGCGGGCTTCCTGTCGCAATCAAGGCGGGGACCTGCTCAGCGTCTCCGGCCCCAAGGAACTCGCCTCCGTGTCCG CTCCAGCCAATGTTAGTTTGCCTGAGCAGATGTGGACTGGACTGAATCAGCTGGACATGTCTCAAGGCTGGCAGTGGTCAGACAGCACCCCGCTCAATTTCGTCAAATGGGATGATG GGATGCCACTTACCTCCATCTTGCGGGAGGCAGATTGCGCAGTGATGACCCCCCGGGGGTTCTGGAGGAGCGAGGCATGTAGCATGAGGCTGCCCTACATCTGCAAAAAACCCCTCAAACGCACTCAGCCTGAACCAGCGG CGCCACCATTGGACAAGACCACCTCCTGTGAGCCAAACTGGAAACCTTGGGACGACTTCTGCATCAACCTGGTGAAGGAggagccccagaccatgaccgagGCCCAGCAGTACTGCGAGAGGAGCGGGGCGGACCTCCTGAGCCTACACAGCCTCAGCGATGTGGAGGCACTCAGCACGGAGCTCCACACAG GTGGTGTGTTTGAGGTGTGGACCGGCCTAAGGAGTGAAGCAAGCCCGTACCTTTTCAGCTGGACCGACAGATCTCCAGTGTCTTTCACATACTGGAGCAGGGATCAGCCCCAGTTCCGCGATGAAAGCAAACCCGCCTGTGTCTCCTACTTTGAAGAG TCCCACTTGTGGCAAGTGACTCAATGTGACGTTAAACTGCCCTTTGTGTGCAAGAAGAAAGGGGAAATAAAGGAATCTACTGAAAAAGCAGGGTGTCCTGACGATGGC GAATGGAAGAGACACGGTAATGCGTGTTACAAGGTGGACACCAATGACGTTTTGTTCAAGGACAGGTGTGACCTGACCATTACGAACAG GTTTGAGCAGATGTTCATCAACACCCTTATCAAAGAGCATGTAACTCCTGAATCAAAATACTTTTGGACTGGGCTTCAAAATGTTAATGACACTGGAGAATTCCAGTGGATTACCAAAAATGGCCGTCATAAAGATATGACCTACAGCAACTGGAATGCATTTGAGCCAG CTCTAGCCAGCGGGTGTGTCGCCATATCCACCAAAGCACTGGGTAAGTGGGAGGTGAAGGACTGTAACCTGTTCAAAGCTGGCTCAGTGTGCAAGAAGGACATCGGCCATCAGGAGGAACCAGAGCCAGACCTTAGTCTCCCCTGCCCTTCCGGGTGGACTTCCAGGCCTTATTTTCAATACTGCTACAAG GTGTTCGATAAAGTGCGGCTGACTCGCAAGCGGTCCTGGGAGGAGGCCGAGCGCTTCTGCAAGGCCCTGGGAGCTCACTTGGTTAGCTTCAGCCACCTGCATGACATGGGGACTATTCAAGCCATCATGAAAGACTCCATCAG CCAAGATCAGGACCGCTATTTCTGGAGCGGGCTAAACAGGCGAAGTGCCACCTCCGAAAATTCATGGGAGTGGAGCAACGGAAGACCA GTTTCGATTTTCTCCAAAGAGCTTCAGGAGGATGATGAGTTCAACAGGGATTGTGCAGCTTTCAAG ATCCGCAGGAGGCAGTCCCTCGATCCCGAGCCTTACTATTATCACTGGATGTTCAACTACTACAGGTACCACTACCGGGAAGAGCCAGCCTACCTAACCCCATTTCACTGTGATGCTCAGCTGGAATGGGTCTGCCAGATCCCCAGAG GCAAGAGCGAGACGATTCCTGAATGGTATAACCCAA GAGGCCATCACGAGACGTCAATATTCGTGGGTGGGAGAGAATTCTGGTTCGTGGACGACGTGAAGCTCACCTACGAGGAGGCTGGCGAGTACTGCTGGAACAATGGGAGCAAGCTGGCCATTCCCACGTCGTACGACATAATGAGGCAGATTGCGAAGAAAATCTCTGAG ATTTCAAACAATCGGTGGGTGGACTTATTTTGGTGGGTGGACTTGAAAAGCGGCATGCACCATTTTCCCTCCAG TTTCGATTTCTACCATTATCATGAATCCTATGGACGCTGCAGTGCTATACATCCATTTAGGCCTCCGG ACTTCATGAGGTACTGCGAGAAACCCCTTCCGTTCGTGTGTGAAAGGATGAACGTCACGTCTGTGGAGAACCTTGATCCAGAGCCACACCCAGCCGGCATGTCCTGTATCAACGGCTCCTTGACCTTCGGAGACAAG TGCTACACGGTGATCAAACCACTGTATCTGTCATTTGAACTGGCCAGTGATTACTGCCAATCACTGAAGGGCACCCTTCCTGTCATCTCCAGCCAACTAGAGCAAG ATTTCTTCACGTCCCTCCTTCCTGACCAGCCCATGAAGTTCTGGTTAGGCCTCAAACTGAATAAGTTAACGGGCTGGGAGTGGGTCGACAAGTCTCCAATCAAATTTATGAACTTTAACCCCCTGTTGGATGGATACTACGGACCTCTGAGAAGAAAT CTTCTAAATCCAGGGGGTATGGAAAATTGCTCCTATATAATCCGTGATCCTCATCCGGAAATTATGGGCACCTGGAACTATGTACCTTGTACAGACTATCAGTATGTCTCCATCTGCCAACATTACACAG ACAAACCGGAGAGTGTTCAGGTTCCCCAGGGTCAGTTTAAGGTCGGCAACCATACCTACAGAATCCTGCAGGGGAACCTGACCTGGTCTAAGGCAATGGAACAGTGCAAAGAACTGGACATGAACCTGGCCAGTGTGACAGAGCTCATCCAGCAGGCCAGCCTTAGCGTGACTGCCAGCAGAGCCAACATGTCGCTCTGGATCGGCCTGTACAGTGCAGAT AATTACAATTACAGATGGACAGACAACAGTCACGTGACCTTCAGCCGCTGGTCTCCTGAAGCCACGAGCGGGCGATGTGTCTACCTGGATACCGACGGCTTCTGGAAGGCCATGGATTGCGAAGCGGAGCTGCCGGGTGCGATCTGCCACATCCCGCAAG ctgtGGTCACTCCAGAACATAAGTCACCTGTGAAATGTCCCCATGTCAGCGGTGGGCCCATCTGGATCCCATTCCGGAACAACTGCTACACGTTAGGGGTGGGTTCTTCCAGGTGGTACGACACTGCACGGACGAACGTCCGCCAAAGATGCAAGAAACTAG ACAAGAACGCAGAGATTCTAACCATTCGAGATGAAACGGAGAACAAGTTTGTGAAGGAACAACTCCTGCCTTTCAAAGATCTCGCCCAGTCTGTTTGGCTTGGACTTTTCAAAGACGAAAATG ACAACAGGTGGAAGTGGTATGATGGCACCAATGTCCAGTATTCTAATTGGCCGAACGGAAGACCAGACGTGACAGGAAACTTCATGGTTGGCCTCAACCTCTTTGGGGCCTGGGAAGTGGTCACAGAATCGCTCTTTTCTCAATTCAAGCAAAGAAGCATTGTGGTCTGTAAAATTGACAACG ACCCGAAAGAGCAATATAGGACATCTCTAGAAGACCTGGGGACCTACGGCAACCTGAGTTACACCATCATCCAGAAGAAGCTGACTTGGTTTGAGGCTCTGCGCGAGTGCCATAAAACCGGGGCCCACCTGGCCAGCATCCATGACTCCACCCACGACAGACATCTGGAGCAGATCTCCACAGTCGATGGCTTCCCGCTGTGGATTGGCCTGTCCAGACAGCAG ATGAATGGCTACATGACTTATGAATGGTCTGATGGATCCGCATACAACTACGTTCCAACTGAGTTCTTGGACTTTGAAGACACAACTAGCAGCTGCGTGTCGATTAGCGTGAACGGCTCATGGATACAACGAGACTGTCAGTCTCAGCAGGAAGGAACCATCTGTTACATGAACAACATTGAGA GGTCAGACCCCCAGCCCATCTCTGCGTCACATAGATGTCCAGAGGGAAACAATGCATCTCGGTGGATTGAGTACAGGGACCACTGCTACGCATTCAGTATGACATTCTTCAACTACAGCATCTACACGATGGACAGTGCCAAGAGAATGTGTCAAAGTTTGG AAGCCTCGTCTCAGCTCCTCACCATACAGGACAGGGAGGAGAATGACTTTATCTCGAAGTACCTGTCAGAGAACCCCGTCCTCACCAGCAGAGTCTGGCTCGGCATGGATGTAGACTCCAACG GTGAGCCGGTCAGCTGGTCGGATGGCTCCAGCCTGCAGTTCTCTAACTGGGATCGGACAGGTgaaacacacacgcacctgAAAGAACGCTGCGCGGTCCTTTTGCCGGGAAAACAAGGGGCCTGGAGACTCGTCGGCTGCAAGGACACGCACAGTCGCATCGTCTGCAAGATGCCCAGCT GGTCAGGAAGAACAAATGTAGTCCTCGCCttcttcctcatcatttttatAACGCTGGTCACCTCTCTGCTCATCCTGCTGTACAGGAGGAACAGGTCACGGTTTTTTTCCACGGTGCGTTACCAAAGGCAATTTGACAGAGCCGACTGCACCAGCATTGTAACACAACTGGAGTGA
- the LOC111838953 gene encoding lymphocyte antigen 75 isoform X1 — protein sequence MHATLEAAMYQYLILLVGYSFIYCGTIAQHVYSGDDSFSIRHVSTSRCLQGEDRRVGVARCTSFDQQRWKWGSGHRLFHVATGRCLGLEADSKTLALLSCDSAGDMLWWRCSGGIIHTASQLSLSVINDAVAVKKGFGDQWMRDNTSENICQRPYQVLYSTMGNSFGAACEFPFYYNGSWHHGCLSHGQEEDLSWCPTTGNYHADQKWGYCLSPEQSCDILWENPGSGTCYQYNLQAALSWREARASCRNQGGDLLSVSGPKELASVSAPANVSLPEQMWTGLNQLDMSQGWQWSDSTPLNFVKWDDGMPLTSILREADCAVMTPRGFWRSEACSMRLPYICKKPLKRTQPEPAAPPLDKTTSCEPNWKPWDDFCINLVKEEPQTMTEAQQYCERSGADLLSLHSLSDVEALSTELHTGGVFEVWTGLRSEASPYLFSWTDRSPVSFTYWSRDQPQFRDESKPACVSYFEESHLWQVTQCDVKLPFVCKKKGEIKESTEKAGCPDDGEWKRHGNACYKVDTNDVLFKDRCDLTITNRFEQMFINTLIKEHVTPESKYFWTGLQNVNDTGEFQWITKNGRHKDMTYSNWNAFEPALASGCVAISTKALGKWEVKDCNLFKAGSVCKKDIGHQEEPEPDLSLPCPSGWTSRPYFQYCYKVFDKVRLTRKRSWEEAERFCKALGAHLVSFSHLHDMGTIQAIMKDSISQDQDRYFWSGLNRRSATSENSWEWSNGRPVSIFSKELQEDDEFNRDCAAFKIRRRQSLDPEPYYYHWMFNYYRYHYREEPAYLTPFHCDAQLEWVCQIPRGKSETIPEWYNPSTGGHHETSIFVGGREFWFVDDVKLTYEEAGEYCWNNGSKLAIPTSYDIMRQIAKKISEISNNRWVDLFWWVDLKSGMHHFPSSFDFYHYHESYGRCSAIHPFRPPDFMRYCEKPLPFVCERMNVTSVENLDPEPHPAGMSCINGSLTFGDKCYTVIKPLYLSFELASDYCQSLKGTLPVISSQLEQDFFTSLLPDQPMKFWLGLKLNKLTGWEWVDKSPIKFMNFNPLLDGYYGPLRRNLLNPGGMENCSYIIRDPHPEIMGTWNYVPCTDYQYVSICQHYTDKPESVQVPQGQFKVGNHTYRILQGNLTWSKAMEQCKELDMNLASVTELIQQASLSVTASRANMSLWIGLYSADNYNYRWTDNSHVTFSRWSPEATSGRCVYLDTDGFWKAMDCEAELPGAICHIPQAVVTPEHKSPVKCPHVSGGPIWIPFRNNCYTLGVGSSRWYDTARTNVRQRCKKLDKNAEILTIRDETENKFVKEQLLPFKDLAQSVWLGLFKDENDNRWKWYDGTNVQYSNWPNGRPDVTGNFMVGLNLFGAWEVVTESLFSQFKQRSIVVCKIDNDPKEQYRTSLEDLGTYGNLSYTIIQKKLTWFEALRECHKTGAHLASIHDSTHDRHLEQISTVDGFPLWIGLSRQQMNGYMTYEWSDGSAYNYVPTEFLDFEDTTSSCVSISVNGSWIQRDCQSQQEGTICYMNNIERSDPQPISASHRCPEGNNASRWIEYRDHCYAFSMTFFNYSIYTMDSAKRMCQSLEASSQLLTIQDREENDFISKYLSENPVLTSRVWLGMDVDSNGEPVSWSDGSSLQFSNWDRTGETHTHLKERCAVLLPGKQGAWRLVGCKDTHSRIVCKMPSWSGRTNVVLAFFLIIFITLVTSLLILLYRRNRSRFFSTVRYQRQFDRADCTSIVTQLE from the exons ATGCATGCCACACTGGAAGCTGCGATGTACCAATATTTAATCCTTCTTGTTGGATACAGCTTTATTTATTGCGGGACAATAGCACAACACGTGTACTCag GGGACGATTCCTTCAGCATCCGCCACGTGAGCACGAGCAGGTGCCTCCAGGGCGAGGACCGGCGCGTGGGCGTGGCACGCTGCACCAGCTTTGACCAGCAGCGCTGGAAGTGGGGCTCGGGCCACCGGCTCTTCCACGTGGCCACGGGCCGCTGCCTGGGCCTTGAGGCGGACTCCAAGACCCTGGCGCTGCTCAGCTGTGACTCTGCAGGGGACATGCTCTGGTGGCGCTGCAGCGGAGGCATCATCCACACCGCGTCCCAGTTGTCCCTGTCCGTGATCAATGACGCTGTTGCTGTCAAAAAGGGGTTTGGCGACCAGTGGATGAGAGACAACACGTCAGAAAACATTTGCCAGAGACCGTATCAGG TCTTGTACAGCACCATGGGAAATTCCTTCGGGGCAGCCTGCGAATTTCCCTTTTACTACAATGGCAGCTGGCATCATGGCTGCTTGTCACATGGCCAGGAGGAAGACCTCAGCTGGTGCCCCACCACTGGCAACTACCACGCCGACCAGAAGTGGGGCTACTGTCTAAGTCCTG AACAATCCTGTGACATCCTATGGGAGAACCCCGGTTCCGGAACTTGCTACCAGTACAACCTGCAGGCAGCCCTGTCCTGGCGCGAGGCGCGGGCTTCCTGTCGCAATCAAGGCGGGGACCTGCTCAGCGTCTCCGGCCCCAAGGAACTCGCCTCCGTGTCCG CTCCAGCCAATGTTAGTTTGCCTGAGCAGATGTGGACTGGACTGAATCAGCTGGACATGTCTCAAGGCTGGCAGTGGTCAGACAGCACCCCGCTCAATTTCGTCAAATGGGATGATG GGATGCCACTTACCTCCATCTTGCGGGAGGCAGATTGCGCAGTGATGACCCCCCGGGGGTTCTGGAGGAGCGAGGCATGTAGCATGAGGCTGCCCTACATCTGCAAAAAACCCCTCAAACGCACTCAGCCTGAACCAGCGG CGCCACCATTGGACAAGACCACCTCCTGTGAGCCAAACTGGAAACCTTGGGACGACTTCTGCATCAACCTGGTGAAGGAggagccccagaccatgaccgagGCCCAGCAGTACTGCGAGAGGAGCGGGGCGGACCTCCTGAGCCTACACAGCCTCAGCGATGTGGAGGCACTCAGCACGGAGCTCCACACAG GTGGTGTGTTTGAGGTGTGGACCGGCCTAAGGAGTGAAGCAAGCCCGTACCTTTTCAGCTGGACCGACAGATCTCCAGTGTCTTTCACATACTGGAGCAGGGATCAGCCCCAGTTCCGCGATGAAAGCAAACCCGCCTGTGTCTCCTACTTTGAAGAG TCCCACTTGTGGCAAGTGACTCAATGTGACGTTAAACTGCCCTTTGTGTGCAAGAAGAAAGGGGAAATAAAGGAATCTACTGAAAAAGCAGGGTGTCCTGACGATGGC GAATGGAAGAGACACGGTAATGCGTGTTACAAGGTGGACACCAATGACGTTTTGTTCAAGGACAGGTGTGACCTGACCATTACGAACAG GTTTGAGCAGATGTTCATCAACACCCTTATCAAAGAGCATGTAACTCCTGAATCAAAATACTTTTGGACTGGGCTTCAAAATGTTAATGACACTGGAGAATTCCAGTGGATTACCAAAAATGGCCGTCATAAAGATATGACCTACAGCAACTGGAATGCATTTGAGCCAG CTCTAGCCAGCGGGTGTGTCGCCATATCCACCAAAGCACTGGGTAAGTGGGAGGTGAAGGACTGTAACCTGTTCAAAGCTGGCTCAGTGTGCAAGAAGGACATCGGCCATCAGGAGGAACCAGAGCCAGACCTTAGTCTCCCCTGCCCTTCCGGGTGGACTTCCAGGCCTTATTTTCAATACTGCTACAAG GTGTTCGATAAAGTGCGGCTGACTCGCAAGCGGTCCTGGGAGGAGGCCGAGCGCTTCTGCAAGGCCCTGGGAGCTCACTTGGTTAGCTTCAGCCACCTGCATGACATGGGGACTATTCAAGCCATCATGAAAGACTCCATCAG CCAAGATCAGGACCGCTATTTCTGGAGCGGGCTAAACAGGCGAAGTGCCACCTCCGAAAATTCATGGGAGTGGAGCAACGGAAGACCA GTTTCGATTTTCTCCAAAGAGCTTCAGGAGGATGATGAGTTCAACAGGGATTGTGCAGCTTTCAAG ATCCGCAGGAGGCAGTCCCTCGATCCCGAGCCTTACTATTATCACTGGATGTTCAACTACTACAGGTACCACTACCGGGAAGAGCCAGCCTACCTAACCCCATTTCACTGTGATGCTCAGCTGGAATGGGTCTGCCAGATCCCCAGAG GCAAGAGCGAGACGATTCCTGAATGGTATAACCCAAG CACAGGAGGCCATCACGAGACGTCAATATTCGTGGGTGGGAGAGAATTCTGGTTCGTGGACGACGTGAAGCTCACCTACGAGGAGGCTGGCGAGTACTGCTGGAACAATGGGAGCAAGCTGGCCATTCCCACGTCGTACGACATAATGAGGCAGATTGCGAAGAAAATCTCTGAG ATTTCAAACAATCGGTGGGTGGACTTATTTTGGTGGGTGGACTTGAAAAGCGGCATGCACCATTTTCCCTCCAG TTTCGATTTCTACCATTATCATGAATCCTATGGACGCTGCAGTGCTATACATCCATTTAGGCCTCCGG ACTTCATGAGGTACTGCGAGAAACCCCTTCCGTTCGTGTGTGAAAGGATGAACGTCACGTCTGTGGAGAACCTTGATCCAGAGCCACACCCAGCCGGCATGTCCTGTATCAACGGCTCCTTGACCTTCGGAGACAAG TGCTACACGGTGATCAAACCACTGTATCTGTCATTTGAACTGGCCAGTGATTACTGCCAATCACTGAAGGGCACCCTTCCTGTCATCTCCAGCCAACTAGAGCAAG ATTTCTTCACGTCCCTCCTTCCTGACCAGCCCATGAAGTTCTGGTTAGGCCTCAAACTGAATAAGTTAACGGGCTGGGAGTGGGTCGACAAGTCTCCAATCAAATTTATGAACTTTAACCCCCTGTTGGATGGATACTACGGACCTCTGAGAAGAAAT CTTCTAAATCCAGGGGGTATGGAAAATTGCTCCTATATAATCCGTGATCCTCATCCGGAAATTATGGGCACCTGGAACTATGTACCTTGTACAGACTATCAGTATGTCTCCATCTGCCAACATTACACAG ACAAACCGGAGAGTGTTCAGGTTCCCCAGGGTCAGTTTAAGGTCGGCAACCATACCTACAGAATCCTGCAGGGGAACCTGACCTGGTCTAAGGCAATGGAACAGTGCAAAGAACTGGACATGAACCTGGCCAGTGTGACAGAGCTCATCCAGCAGGCCAGCCTTAGCGTGACTGCCAGCAGAGCCAACATGTCGCTCTGGATCGGCCTGTACAGTGCAGAT AATTACAATTACAGATGGACAGACAACAGTCACGTGACCTTCAGCCGCTGGTCTCCTGAAGCCACGAGCGGGCGATGTGTCTACCTGGATACCGACGGCTTCTGGAAGGCCATGGATTGCGAAGCGGAGCTGCCGGGTGCGATCTGCCACATCCCGCAAG ctgtGGTCACTCCAGAACATAAGTCACCTGTGAAATGTCCCCATGTCAGCGGTGGGCCCATCTGGATCCCATTCCGGAACAACTGCTACACGTTAGGGGTGGGTTCTTCCAGGTGGTACGACACTGCACGGACGAACGTCCGCCAAAGATGCAAGAAACTAG ACAAGAACGCAGAGATTCTAACCATTCGAGATGAAACGGAGAACAAGTTTGTGAAGGAACAACTCCTGCCTTTCAAAGATCTCGCCCAGTCTGTTTGGCTTGGACTTTTCAAAGACGAAAATG ACAACAGGTGGAAGTGGTATGATGGCACCAATGTCCAGTATTCTAATTGGCCGAACGGAAGACCAGACGTGACAGGAAACTTCATGGTTGGCCTCAACCTCTTTGGGGCCTGGGAAGTGGTCACAGAATCGCTCTTTTCTCAATTCAAGCAAAGAAGCATTGTGGTCTGTAAAATTGACAACG ACCCGAAAGAGCAATATAGGACATCTCTAGAAGACCTGGGGACCTACGGCAACCTGAGTTACACCATCATCCAGAAGAAGCTGACTTGGTTTGAGGCTCTGCGCGAGTGCCATAAAACCGGGGCCCACCTGGCCAGCATCCATGACTCCACCCACGACAGACATCTGGAGCAGATCTCCACAGTCGATGGCTTCCCGCTGTGGATTGGCCTGTCCAGACAGCAG ATGAATGGCTACATGACTTATGAATGGTCTGATGGATCCGCATACAACTACGTTCCAACTGAGTTCTTGGACTTTGAAGACACAACTAGCAGCTGCGTGTCGATTAGCGTGAACGGCTCATGGATACAACGAGACTGTCAGTCTCAGCAGGAAGGAACCATCTGTTACATGAACAACATTGAGA GGTCAGACCCCCAGCCCATCTCTGCGTCACATAGATGTCCAGAGGGAAACAATGCATCTCGGTGGATTGAGTACAGGGACCACTGCTACGCATTCAGTATGACATTCTTCAACTACAGCATCTACACGATGGACAGTGCCAAGAGAATGTGTCAAAGTTTGG AAGCCTCGTCTCAGCTCCTCACCATACAGGACAGGGAGGAGAATGACTTTATCTCGAAGTACCTGTCAGAGAACCCCGTCCTCACCAGCAGAGTCTGGCTCGGCATGGATGTAGACTCCAACG GTGAGCCGGTCAGCTGGTCGGATGGCTCCAGCCTGCAGTTCTCTAACTGGGATCGGACAGGTgaaacacacacgcacctgAAAGAACGCTGCGCGGTCCTTTTGCCGGGAAAACAAGGGGCCTGGAGACTCGTCGGCTGCAAGGACACGCACAGTCGCATCGTCTGCAAGATGCCCAGCT GGTCAGGAAGAACAAATGTAGTCCTCGCCttcttcctcatcatttttatAACGCTGGTCACCTCTCTGCTCATCCTGCTGTACAGGAGGAACAGGTCACGGTTTTTTTCCACGGTGCGTTACCAAAGGCAATTTGACAGAGCCGACTGCACCAGCATTGTAACACAACTGGAGTGA
- the cd302 gene encoding CD302 antigen: MGSRRRCRPSFLCKLVAFALCCSCCFGGECPADGRMWVPFGNSCYHFVHGEEEDVFKSYSIERAKDLCHGYGLLTVNSKEENMFVIKYSSEVWKGNRNVWLGIYYDSESEELVWQTEEHLDFTNWGKYSDDLVSMDTCGALNASSGMWDLVSCEETSENGVVCETLQEPEKPKKSNSWLLSALVILSVVVILGISAVIWFMQQRHSFGPVLFTAFEYHPPFRALSPDEACLMEVEETGPLP, encoded by the exons ATGGGCTCCAGGAGGCGATGTCGCCCGTCCTTCTTATGCAAACTCGTTGCTTTTGCGCTCTGTTGTAGTTGCTGTTTTGGCGGCG AGTGTCCCGCTGACGGGCGCATGTGGGTACCTTTTGGGAACAGCTGTTACCATTTCGTCCATGGGGAAGAAGAAGACGTCTTCAAGAGCTACAGCATCGAGAGGGCCAAAGACCTCTGCCACGGATATG GCCTACTGACTGTAAACAGCAAGGAGGAGAACATGTTTGTCATCAAGTACAGCTCCGAAGTTTGGAAAGGCAACAGAAATGTGTGGCTTGGGATCTACTATGATTCTGAGAGTGAAG AGCTGGTGTGGCAGACGGAGGAGCATCTAGATTTCACCAACTGGGGCAAATACTCGGATGACTTGGTCAGCATGGACACGTGTGGCGCCCTGAACGCCTCCAGCGGCATGTGGGACTTGGTCAGCTGCGAGGAGACCTCAGAGAACGGCGTGGTGTGCGAGACACTGCAGG AACCAGAAAAGCCCAAAAAGA GTAACAGCTGGCTCCTCTCAGCTCTGGTCATCCTCAGCGTTGTGGTCATCTTGGGAATCTCGGCCGTCATCTGGTTCATGCAGCAGAGGCACAGTTTTGGCCCCGTACTCTTCACCGCGTTCGAGTACCACCCGCCGTTCCGGGCCCTCTCACCCGACGAGGCCTGTCTCATGGAGGTGGAGGAGACGGGGCCCCTGCCCTAA